The proteins below come from a single Benincasa hispida cultivar B227 chromosome 4, ASM972705v1, whole genome shotgun sequence genomic window:
- the LOC120075602 gene encoding protein SEMI-ROLLED LEAF 2 isoform X1, whose product MGVMSRRVVPACGSLCFFCPSMRARSRQPVKRYKKFLADIFPRNQDAEPNDRKICKLCDYASKNPLRIPKITELLEQRCYKDLRNENFGSVKVVICIHRKLLLMCKDQMPLFASSLIGISRTLLEQTRHDDMQILGCNILVEFISSQTDSTYMFNLEGIIPKLCQLALVGESSEEAPHLRSAGLQTLASMILFMGEQSHISMDFDKIISAVLENYVVDGQYSHSEAQYIEGQHKVENHSSSMLDVNKKVSSFNHFSNLETETDVSKNPSYWSRVCLCNMARLAKEATTVRRMFEPLFHHFDTENQWSLVKGLACSVLSFMQSLLDESGDNSYLLFSILVKHLDHKSVVKNPQIQIDIINVTTQLAQNAKPQASVTIIGAINDLIKHLRKCLLCSSETSSNGHDTDKWNIDLQLALEKCISQLSKKVGDAGLILDMLAVVLENIPNNNISARATVSAIYQTAMTVSSIPNVSYFKKAFPDALFHQLLLAMAHPDHETRIGAHNIFSIVLMPSIKCPRMEQKAISSETVSWLPFGSATQKLIGGSFSFKGDEKHASEPINGVRMEESQAADLVAEKPATHLSRRGSSSFNHGLNEAKTKLTSLRLSSHQVSLLLSSIWVQATSADNTPANFEAMAHTYSIALLFTRSKTSSHMALVRCFQLAFSLRSIAVNQEGGLLPSRRRSIFTLASFMLLFSARAGDLPELTPIIKASLDNKMVDPHLQLVNDTRLQAVRVRSEKDSVPFGSEEDEVAALKFLAMRELDEQQLKETVVSHFTIKYANLSEAELSSIKEQLLHGFLPDEAYPLGAPLFMETPRPCSPLAKLAFPHYEEGMAPAALTDDEAFLEPSGSQSDRKTSISISNLDILSVNQLLESVLETARQVASFPVSSAPVPYDQMKSQCEALVSCKQQKMSVLHSFKHKKEEKAIVLSSEIETLYPPLPINTMEIVPGDLKYYNKETNRGQDQPLLCSHEYGRHSLRLPPSSPYDKFLKAAGC is encoded by the exons ATGGGGGTTATGTCTAGGCGGGTTGTTCCTGCCTGTGGTAGCCTCTGTTTCTTCTGTCCTTCTATGCGGGCGAGATCAAGACAGCCTGTAAAACGATACAAGAAGTTCCTTGCTGATATATTTCCTCGCAATCAG GATGCTGAACCAAATGATAGAAAAATTTGTAAGCTCTGTGACTATGCTTCAAAGAACCCATTGCGTATTCCCAAG ATTACCGAACTCCTAGAGCAACGATGCTACAAAGATTTGCGGAATGAGAATTTTGGATCTGTGAAAGTTGTAATATGTATACACAGAAAACTTCTATTAATGTGCAAAGATCAGAT GCCACTATTTGCTAGTAGCTTAATTGGGATTTCTCGAACTCTTTTAGAACAGACACGGCATGATGATATGCAGATTCTTGGTTGCAATATTCTTGTTGAGTTCATAAGTAGCCAG acagatagtacatacatgttCAACTTGGAGGGGATCATTCCAAAACTTTGCCAATTGGCTCTAGTAGGCGAGAGTAGTGAAGAGGCACCTCATTTGCGGTCAGCTGGACTCCAAACTCTAGCTTCTATG aTATTGTTCATGGGCGAGCAATCTCACATCTCAATGGACTTTGACAAA ATTATATCAGCAGTTTTGGAGAACtatgtagtagatggacaaTATTCTCACTCAGAGGCTCAGTACATTGAAGGACAGCATAAAGTAGAAAACCATAGCTCTTCCATGTTAGATGTCAATAAAAAGGTCTCTTCGTTTAACCATTTTAGCAATTTGGAAACTGAAAC GGATGTTTCCAAGAACCCTTCTTATTGGTCTAGAGTTTGCTTGTGTAATATGGCTAGATTGGCAAAGGAAGCTACGACTGTCAGGCGTATGTTTGAAcctctatttcatcattttgATACTGAAAATCAATGGTCATTAGTAAAGGGACTTGCCTGCTCGGTGTTGTCATTTATGCAATCGCTTTTGGATGAATCAG GAGACAACTCGTATCTTTTGTTTTCGATTCTTGTCAAGCACTTGGATCATAAAAGTGTTGTAAAAAATCCTCAGATTCAAATAGATATTATCAATGTAACCACACAACTTGCTCAAAATGCAAAACCACAAGCCTCAGTTACTATTATTGGGGCTATCaatgatttgataaaacatCTACGGAAGTGCCTTCTATGTTCATCCGAAACATCGAGCAATGGACATGACACAGATAAATGGAATATTGATCTTCAGTTGGCATTGGAAAAGTGCATTTCTCAGCTTTCAAAGAAG GTAGGTGATGCGGGACTCATACTCGATATGCTAGCGGTTGTGCTCGAGAAtattccaaataataatatttcagCTCGAGCAACAGTCTCCGCTATTTATCAGACTGCGATGACTGTATCTTCTATTCCTAATGTTTCATACTTCAAGAAG GCTTTTCCTGATGCTCTATTTCATCAGTTGCTTCTAGCAATGGCTCACCCTGATCATGAGACTCGAATTGGAGCACACAACATTTTCTCTATAGTGCTTATGCCATCCATTAAGTGTCCTAGGATGGAACAGAAAGCGATTTCCTCAGAAACTGTTTCATGGTTACCATTTGGCAGTGCCACTCAGAAATTGATTGGTGGAAGTTTCTCCTTTAAAGGTGATGAAAAACATGCATCAGAACCCATAAATGGGGTAAGAATGGAAGAAAGTCAAGCAGCAGACCTTGTTGCTGAGAAACCTGCAACACATTTATCCAGGCGTGGATCCTCCAGCTTCAACCATGGTTTAAACGAGGCAAAAACT AAGTTGACTTCTCTCCGGTTAAGCAGTCACCAAGTGAGTCTCCTGCTCTCCTCAATCTGGGTTCAAGCTACATCTGCGGATAATACACCTGCAAATTTTGAGGCTATGGCCCACACTTATAGCATTGCTTTGCTATTTACCCGGTCCAAG ACTTCAAGTCACATGGCTCTAGTACGATGTTTTCAGCTGGCATTTTCCCTCCGTAGCATTGCTGTGAATCAAGAAG GTGGTTTACTACCCTCTCGCAGAAGGTCAATCTTCACCTTGGCATCATTTATGCTTCTGTTTTCAGCCAGGGCGGGAGATCTTCCAGAGTTGACTCCCATCATTAAAGCATCATTAGATAATAAAATG GTTGATCCTCACCTTCAGTTGGTTAATGATACCAGGCTGCAGGCTGTTCGTGTTAGGTCTGAAAAGGATAGTGTACCATTTGGGtcagaagaagatgaagttgcTGCATTGAAGTTTCTAGCCATGCGGGAACTAGATGAACAGCAGTTGAAGGAAACTGTGGTCTCACACTTCACGATTAAATATGCCAATCTCTCAGAG gcTGAGCTATCAAGTATTAAAGAGCAGCTCTTACATGGGTTTTTACCTGATGAGGCATACCCATTAGGAGCTCCATTATTTATGGAGACACCACGTCCATGTTCTCCACTTGCTAAGCTGGCATTTCCACATTACGAAGAG GGTATGGCTCCAGCTGCTTTGACAGATGACGAAGCCTTCCTTGAGCCTAGTGGAAGCCAGTCTGATCGTAAAACGTCAATTTCTATCAGTAACCTTGACATTCTAAGCGTTAATCAGCTTTTGGAATCA GTGCTCGAAACAGCCAGACAAGTTGCAAGCTTTCCAGTTTCTTCCGCACCTGTTCCTTACGATCAAATGAAAAGTCAATGTGAGGCCCTCGTAAGTTGCAAACAGCAGAAAATGTCAGTGCTTCATAGTTTCAAGCACAAAAAGGAAGAGAAGGCGATAGTTCTCTCCAGTGAAATTGAAACTTTATATCCTCCGTTACCTATCAAT ACAATGGAAATCGTTCCGGGGGATCTAAAGTATTACAACAAGGAGACAAATAGAGGACAGGATCAGCCGCTTCTTTGTTCACACGAATATGGGCGTCACTCTTTAAGATTGCCTCCATCAAGTCCATATGACAAATTCTTAAAAGCTGCTGGATGCTAG
- the LOC120075602 gene encoding protein SEMI-ROLLED LEAF 2 isoform X2, producing MFNLEGIIPKLCQLALVGESSEEAPHLRSAGLQTLASMILFMGEQSHISMDFDKIISAVLENYVVDGQYSHSEAQYIEGQHKVENHSSSMLDVNKKVSSFNHFSNLETETDVSKNPSYWSRVCLCNMARLAKEATTVRRMFEPLFHHFDTENQWSLVKGLACSVLSFMQSLLDESGDNSYLLFSILVKHLDHKSVVKNPQIQIDIINVTTQLAQNAKPQASVTIIGAINDLIKHLRKCLLCSSETSSNGHDTDKWNIDLQLALEKCISQLSKKVGDAGLILDMLAVVLENIPNNNISARATVSAIYQTAMTVSSIPNVSYFKKAFPDALFHQLLLAMAHPDHETRIGAHNIFSIVLMPSIKCPRMEQKAISSETVSWLPFGSATQKLIGGSFSFKGDEKHASEPINGVRMEESQAADLVAEKPATHLSRRGSSSFNHGLNEAKTKLTSLRLSSHQVSLLLSSIWVQATSADNTPANFEAMAHTYSIALLFTRSKTSSHMALVRCFQLAFSLRSIAVNQEGGLLPSRRRSIFTLASFMLLFSARAGDLPELTPIIKASLDNKMVDPHLQLVNDTRLQAVRVRSEKDSVPFGSEEDEVAALKFLAMRELDEQQLKETVVSHFTIKYANLSEAELSSIKEQLLHGFLPDEAYPLGAPLFMETPRPCSPLAKLAFPHYEEGMAPAALTDDEAFLEPSGSQSDRKTSISISNLDILSVNQLLESVLETARQVASFPVSSAPVPYDQMKSQCEALVSCKQQKMSVLHSFKHKKEEKAIVLSSEIETLYPPLPINTMEIVPGDLKYYNKETNRGQDQPLLCSHEYGRHSLRLPPSSPYDKFLKAAGC from the exons atgttCAACTTGGAGGGGATCATTCCAAAACTTTGCCAATTGGCTCTAGTAGGCGAGAGTAGTGAAGAGGCACCTCATTTGCGGTCAGCTGGACTCCAAACTCTAGCTTCTATG aTATTGTTCATGGGCGAGCAATCTCACATCTCAATGGACTTTGACAAA ATTATATCAGCAGTTTTGGAGAACtatgtagtagatggacaaTATTCTCACTCAGAGGCTCAGTACATTGAAGGACAGCATAAAGTAGAAAACCATAGCTCTTCCATGTTAGATGTCAATAAAAAGGTCTCTTCGTTTAACCATTTTAGCAATTTGGAAACTGAAAC GGATGTTTCCAAGAACCCTTCTTATTGGTCTAGAGTTTGCTTGTGTAATATGGCTAGATTGGCAAAGGAAGCTACGACTGTCAGGCGTATGTTTGAAcctctatttcatcattttgATACTGAAAATCAATGGTCATTAGTAAAGGGACTTGCCTGCTCGGTGTTGTCATTTATGCAATCGCTTTTGGATGAATCAG GAGACAACTCGTATCTTTTGTTTTCGATTCTTGTCAAGCACTTGGATCATAAAAGTGTTGTAAAAAATCCTCAGATTCAAATAGATATTATCAATGTAACCACACAACTTGCTCAAAATGCAAAACCACAAGCCTCAGTTACTATTATTGGGGCTATCaatgatttgataaaacatCTACGGAAGTGCCTTCTATGTTCATCCGAAACATCGAGCAATGGACATGACACAGATAAATGGAATATTGATCTTCAGTTGGCATTGGAAAAGTGCATTTCTCAGCTTTCAAAGAAG GTAGGTGATGCGGGACTCATACTCGATATGCTAGCGGTTGTGCTCGAGAAtattccaaataataatatttcagCTCGAGCAACAGTCTCCGCTATTTATCAGACTGCGATGACTGTATCTTCTATTCCTAATGTTTCATACTTCAAGAAG GCTTTTCCTGATGCTCTATTTCATCAGTTGCTTCTAGCAATGGCTCACCCTGATCATGAGACTCGAATTGGAGCACACAACATTTTCTCTATAGTGCTTATGCCATCCATTAAGTGTCCTAGGATGGAACAGAAAGCGATTTCCTCAGAAACTGTTTCATGGTTACCATTTGGCAGTGCCACTCAGAAATTGATTGGTGGAAGTTTCTCCTTTAAAGGTGATGAAAAACATGCATCAGAACCCATAAATGGGGTAAGAATGGAAGAAAGTCAAGCAGCAGACCTTGTTGCTGAGAAACCTGCAACACATTTATCCAGGCGTGGATCCTCCAGCTTCAACCATGGTTTAAACGAGGCAAAAACT AAGTTGACTTCTCTCCGGTTAAGCAGTCACCAAGTGAGTCTCCTGCTCTCCTCAATCTGGGTTCAAGCTACATCTGCGGATAATACACCTGCAAATTTTGAGGCTATGGCCCACACTTATAGCATTGCTTTGCTATTTACCCGGTCCAAG ACTTCAAGTCACATGGCTCTAGTACGATGTTTTCAGCTGGCATTTTCCCTCCGTAGCATTGCTGTGAATCAAGAAG GTGGTTTACTACCCTCTCGCAGAAGGTCAATCTTCACCTTGGCATCATTTATGCTTCTGTTTTCAGCCAGGGCGGGAGATCTTCCAGAGTTGACTCCCATCATTAAAGCATCATTAGATAATAAAATG GTTGATCCTCACCTTCAGTTGGTTAATGATACCAGGCTGCAGGCTGTTCGTGTTAGGTCTGAAAAGGATAGTGTACCATTTGGGtcagaagaagatgaagttgcTGCATTGAAGTTTCTAGCCATGCGGGAACTAGATGAACAGCAGTTGAAGGAAACTGTGGTCTCACACTTCACGATTAAATATGCCAATCTCTCAGAG gcTGAGCTATCAAGTATTAAAGAGCAGCTCTTACATGGGTTTTTACCTGATGAGGCATACCCATTAGGAGCTCCATTATTTATGGAGACACCACGTCCATGTTCTCCACTTGCTAAGCTGGCATTTCCACATTACGAAGAG GGTATGGCTCCAGCTGCTTTGACAGATGACGAAGCCTTCCTTGAGCCTAGTGGAAGCCAGTCTGATCGTAAAACGTCAATTTCTATCAGTAACCTTGACATTCTAAGCGTTAATCAGCTTTTGGAATCA GTGCTCGAAACAGCCAGACAAGTTGCAAGCTTTCCAGTTTCTTCCGCACCTGTTCCTTACGATCAAATGAAAAGTCAATGTGAGGCCCTCGTAAGTTGCAAACAGCAGAAAATGTCAGTGCTTCATAGTTTCAAGCACAAAAAGGAAGAGAAGGCGATAGTTCTCTCCAGTGAAATTGAAACTTTATATCCTCCGTTACCTATCAAT ACAATGGAAATCGTTCCGGGGGATCTAAAGTATTACAACAAGGAGACAAATAGAGGACAGGATCAGCCGCTTCTTTGTTCACACGAATATGGGCGTCACTCTTTAAGATTGCCTCCATCAAGTCCATATGACAAATTCTTAAAAGCTGCTGGATGCTAG